The genomic window aactctaggaaactcttaatttatgaaatataagccttttaatttccaaatttagcaaaatttcaacttaagtcctgcacttaaaattcgggtcgcacatgtcgatagcgatatcaaaagacgcgtatttgcgtcgattcagaatccgaaagcagaaactacattttttatctcgtttaaaagttattcgcggaaaacccgtcggtactattgtcgctttttttgttgttgcaattaaacaaacgaaaacaaatgaatgtggtgaatagtgttgccagctccgcaacaatatctttttaacttggtagaagattataaggaggtgacacgtcgacataaatgcgaacaaacatacactatcaatgtattttgttttgtaattctctgaataatttgaaattaatgtatttaattggaacaagtgcagaatacatacatttgtcaaaaaaaaaaaaaaaattggactttagatttttatgctgattccaacggtaattctgcgtagaacacctttctgcataggcggccttcggccgcgcttataaaaaataaccctgggctacgccatgccaagtccgggtgtgtggtataaccgtggctaccgccacggtgatgcccttctgcgtagtacacccttctgcgcagcaccccaaataatattagactacaattattaagtgttttacaaaaacaaaatacattaatagtatatgtttgtttgcatttatgtcgacgtgccaccaccgttcccgagatggtcgggccagcacccttaatggtgctgtgttaccggagcgtatcggatctgtatccgacaaaggaccatcacatcgatcactccccaaagccttcgggaagtaacctaatcgctacaacaacaacaacgtgccaccaccttataatgttctaccaagttaaaaagatattgttgcggagctggcaacactattcaccaccgtcatttgtttaattgcaacaacggaaaaatagtaccgacgggttgtccgcgaataacttttaaacaagATAAAAAATGaagtttccgctttcggattctgaatcttgacgcaaatacgcgtcttttgataccgctatcgacatgtgcggcccgaattttaagtgcaggacttaagttgaaattttactaaatttggaaattaaaaagcttatatttcataaactaagagtttcctagagttgcggatgataattttgtgatttttaggaccccctctacccctaaaaatcagcaaaagtttgaaaattgtggcaccttatataaaatccaacccattTTCACATTCATACTCGTACATATATGTACAGCATGCCTAATGTTTCTTTACACTTTGAAAGCCTCTTTAATTCGTTGCCAACACCAATGCCACTAAAACTGGCTGTCAAGCATGCCAGCAAGCACATTCAGCTTGAAAATGGCGAATGGCGAGCTCTAGCGAGTTGTAGTCGTGCAGCTGTCAAAAGAGTATAAACGTTTTGTCTTGCAGCGAAAGAAAAATTCTTTGCGTCACGTTTAACAAATACAGTTTGTATTTTAACACTTTAAATATAATTTGAAAAGAAATATGTCGATTGGTGTTCCAATAAAAGTGCTGCATGAGGCTGAGGGTCATATAATCACGTGCGAAACCATAACCGGCGAAGTATACCGGGGCAAACTCATTGAAGCAGAGGACAACATGAATTGCCAAATGACACAAATCACAGTCACATATCGTGATGGGCGTACCGCAAACTTGGAAAATGTGTATATTCGTGGCTCAAAAATTCGCTTTCTTATATTGCCTGATATGCTGAAGAACGCGCCCATGTTTAAAAAGCAAACGGGTAAAGGGTTAGGTGGAACGGCTGGGCGTGGAAAAGCTGCTATTTTACGAGCGCAAGGTatagttttcttaaataaatgcATTTGACTTCATTACATGGAATTAATCAAAATATTGCATTTATAGCGCGGGGGAGAGGACGCGGCGGACCAGGTGGTGGTGGCAGGGGTGGTCCACCGCCAGGCGCGCCAGGTGGCGGTCGCGGCGCATGGCAAGGCGGGCCGACGGGAGGTCGTGGACGAGGTGGTCTATAATTTAACTactattttaatattaattactcCTTACATTAAGTTGATATAACCAAATGATGGAATTAAGAATGCTGTGTGCTGAAAAAAGTGAATACAATAAAACGCATTCGACATTGAATACAATATACAGCAAAATCCTGTATCTTTATATTAGAAAGTGACGAAAGATCAAGCCTTGCAGCAGACACAGTTAAAAGGATAAGCTAACTGGTATATACAACTTCTAAAGTACTAGAAGTGGCAAAAATTAAATATCTAACAAATAGAAATCAGCATACACTTACCTCGCGACAACATCAATATTTTGAACATCGGTACATAAATTGCATTAGTTGCAGTATCAATGCAATATTTGTAGTAACATGATCAAACGATAGCAGTAAAAATATAACGCACGTGAAGTGTAGCTTTCAGgacaaaacacaaaattttagtaatttcgcTGACTGTCGAATACTACACAAAAAGAGCAATTCCATGACAGTATATTTTAAAACTTGACTGTCGATGGATAGCTCTCTTTATTTTGCTATTCGTTTGGTGGACTTAGATCCGATTAGATCCAACACCAAAAACAAGCAAACATAAAAGTATGTACGTGCTGCAGATAGCTTAGAATAATGGCATCATAGATACTTTTTAGGACATGGACAATATGAAgtatgtaaaagttaaatttgTAAGACTAAAATGATTGTATTAATAATATGACATGTAGACATTTATACACACATAAAGAAGTAAATTAGTATTACCACTGTTGCGATCAAACGGATAAAATATAAAGAGAGCAATTCCATGACAGTATTCAATTAATGGAGTAAGACTGTCTACGGGCAGCTCTCTTTACTTTTTCGCTGCTTCGTTCTATgtaatttttttatgttgttaGTCTAATAAATATAATCATTAAAAACATACACTAAAAAgtatagtaaaaaaatttaaataaataaattgtgtaAAATTATGCAGGTTTTATAGTCGTAGAGCTAGCGTAGAAAATGTGCAAGAGCTTTTATTGGTCTAATATTTTCTCAGCATGCTTAAGAAAACATATATGTTTTCTATAGTGTAGTTAAAACCTTCAGTGCCTGGACACCTAACCATGGTACGCCCGATAAGTTGTTAGcatattcaaaactattttccaAATACTTAAAATTAGTATACAAAATAAGGAGTAGTAATTtagtattaacaagtaaggaaggctaagttcgggtgtaaccgaacattacatactcagttgagagctatggagacaaaataagggaaaatcacctcgtagtaaaatgaaatgaacggagcgaaggagcgactggcgcgccttgttggacggccataaccgtttagacggttaagcgccaattaagtaagtaagtaagtaaaatgaacctagggtaaccctggaatgtgtttgtatgacatgtgtatcaaatggaaagtattaaagagtattttaagagggagtgggccatagttctatagatgggacgccatttagggatatcgccataacggtggaccagggctgactctagaatttgtttgctcgatatgggtatcaaatgaaggtgtaaatgagtattttaaaagggagtgggcctaagttctataggtggacaccttttcgagatatcgccataaaggtggaccaggggtgactctagaatgcgtttgtacaatatgggtatcaaacgaagtgttaatgagtattttaaaagggagtgggccgtagttctatgggtggacgccttttcgagatatcgccataaaggtggaccaggggtgagtatagaatttgtttgtacgatatgggtatcaaatgaaaggtgttaatgagtattatagaagggagtgggtcttagttctatagttggacgccttttcgagatatcgccataaaggtggaccaggggtgactccagaatttgtttgtacgatatgggtatcaaatgaaaggtgttagtgagtattttaaaagggcgtgggccttagttctataggtggacgccttttcgagatatcgccataaaggtggaccaggagtgactctagaatttgattgtacgatatgggtatcaaatgaaaagtgttaacgagtattttaaaagggagtgggccttagttctataggtggacgccttttcgcaatatcgttataaaggtggaccaggggttactctagaatttgtttgtacgatatgggtatcaaatgaaaggtgttaatgagtattttaaaacggagtgggcgttagttctataggtggacgccttttcgagatatcgccataaagatggaccataggtgactctagaatttttttgtacgatatgggtatcaaacgaaaggtgttgatgagtattttaaaacggagtgcgccttagttctatgggtggacgccttttcgagatatcgccataaaggtcgaccaggtctgactctagaatttgcttgtatgatatgggtatcaaatgaaaggtgttaataagtattttaaaagggagtgggccttagttctatagctggacgccttttcgagatatcgccataaaggtggaccaggggtgactctagaatttgtttgtacgatatggttatcaaatgaaaggtgttaatgagtattttaaaagggagtaggccttagttctataggtggacgccttttcgagatatcgccataaagatggaccataggtgactctagaatttttttgtacgatatgggtatcaaacgaaaggtgttgatgagtattttaaaacggagtgcgccttagttctatgggtggacgccttttcgagatatcgccataagggtcgaccagggctgactctagaatttgtttgtttgatatgggtatcaaatgaaaggtgttaataagtattttaaaagggagtgggccttagttctctaggtggacaccttttcgagatatcgccataaaggtggaccaggggtgactctagaatttgtgtgtacgatatgggtatcaaacgaaaggcgataataagtattttaaaagggagtgggccttagttctataggtggacgcattttcgatatatcgccataaaggtggatcaggggtgactctataatgtgtttgtatgatatgggtatcaaattaaaggtattaatgagggttttaaaagggagtggtggtagttgtatatgtgaaggcgttttcgagatatcgaccaaaatgtggaccaggggttactctagaatttgtttgtacgatatgggtatcaaatgaaaggtgttaatgagcattttaaaagggagtgggccttagttctataggtggacgccttttcgagatatcgccataaagatggaccataggtgactagaatttttttgtacgatatgggtatcaaacgaaaggtgttgatgagtattttaaaacggagtgcgccttagttctatgggtggacgccttttcgagatatcgccataaaggtggaccaggggtgactctagaatttgtttgtacgatatgggtatcaaatgaaaggtgttaataagtattttaaatgggcgtgggccttagttctataggtggacgccttttcgagatatcgccataaaggtggaccaggggtgactctagatatcaaatgaaaagtgttaacgagtattttaaaagggagtgggccttagttctataagtggacgccttttcgcaatatcgttataaaggtggaccaggggttactctagaatttgtttgtacgatatgggtatcaaatgaaaggtgttaatgagtattttaaaagggagtgggccttagttctataggtggacaccttttcgagatatcgccataaagatggaccataggtgactctagaatttttttgtacgatatgggtatcaaacgaaaggtgttgatgagtattttaaaacggagtgcgccttagttctatgggtggacgccttttcgagatatcgccatacaggtcgaccagggctgactctagaatttgcttgtatgatatgggtatcaaatgaaaggtgttaataagtattttaaaagggagtgggccttagttctatagctggacgccttttcaagatatcgccataaaggtggaccaggggtgactctagaatttgtttgtacgatatgggtatcaaatgaaaggtgttaatgagtattttaaaagggagtaggccttagttctataggtggacgccttttcgagatatcgccataaagatggaccataggtgactctagaatttttttgtacgatatgggtatcaaacgaaaggtgttgatgagtattttaaaacggagtgcgccttagttctatgggtggacgccttttcgagatatcgccataaaggtcgaccagggctgactctagaatttgtttgtatgatatgggtatcaaatgaaaggtgttaaaaagtattttaaaagggagtgggccttagttctctaggtggacgccttttcgagatatcgccataaaggtggaccaggggtgactctagaatttgtgtgtacgatatgggtatcaaacgaaaggcgataatgagtattttaaaagggagtgggccttagttctataggtggacgcattttcgagatatcgccataaaggtggaccaggggtgactctataatgtgtttgtatgatatgggtatcaaattaaaggtattaatgagggttttaaaagggagtggtggtagttgtatatgtgaaggcgttttcgagatatcgaccaaaatgtggaccaggggttactctagaatttgtttgtacgatatgggtatcaaatgaaaggtgttaatgagtatttgaaaagggagtgggccttagttctataggtggacgcgttttcgagatatcgccataaagatgggccataggtgactgtagaattttttggtacgatatgggtatcaaacgaaaggtgttgatgagtattttaaaacggagtgcgccttagttctatgggtggacgccttttcgagatatcgccataaaggtcgaccaggggtgactctagaatttgtgtgtacgatatgggtatcaaacgaaaggcgataatgagtattttaaaagggagtgggccttagttctatgggtggacgcattttcgagatatc from Eurosta solidaginis isolate ZX-2024a chromosome 3, ASM4086904v1, whole genome shotgun sequence includes these protein-coding regions:
- the SmD3 gene encoding small nuclear ribonucleoprotein Sm D3 produces the protein MSIGVPIKVLHEAEGHIITCETITGEVYRGKLIEAEDNMNCQMTQITVTYRDGRTANLENVYIRGSKIRFLILPDMLKNAPMFKKQTGKGLGGTAGRGKAAILRAQARGRGRGGPGGGGRGGPPPGAPGGGRGAWQGGPTGGRGRGGL